From the genome of Pirellulaceae bacterium:
GGAGCCTTCGAATCTTCTTGTTGAGACTGGCAGGGTACCGCAACCTCCTCGTTTAGCCAACGCCCCAAGTCGATCATCCGGCAGCGATCGCTGCAAAATGGCATGCAATGCTGGGCTTGCTGCTGGTCCACGAACATGTCGCAGCTTGGGCAACGCGGGCGGCGTATTTCAGAATTCGGTATCAGCGGTTCGTTGGGGTGTTGATGGTACTTCTCCATCGGTCGGCTCGTTTCTGTTCTGCTGATTCTTCGATGAACCCAAGCTAGCTTTTTCGCAAAGCGACATTGGAAGGCATCTATTTTCCATGGATCAACCAGCAGCCGAAGATGGCCACCAGGGAAATTTGCGATTTTTTTGAAGGTTTGACCTAACGTGTCCAGGGTCTTGCGAAACTGGCTTCAGCCGATCGACGATTGGCCGATGCGCATGTTCGTCCTGAGTTTTTTGGAAAGCACTTCAACCATGTCACTTTCACTCACCACTCTGCGGTCGACTACCCCCAGGCAACTGGAATTCGCTTGGACCGATTTGGATTCGTCTTGGCAGGCTGACCAACGAGTCCCGGTGAATCCGCGCCCCAGGTTACCAGTGCATATCGTTCGCAAGCAACCATTCGCCAAGGCAGCAACGACTAGCTCCGCATCCCAAGCCAAAACGCGCCAACCTGTCCAACTGGATCGTTCGGTCAGAATTGGCCAAGCTCGCATGGGTACCTTGATGCTGAATTTGCTTAGAAGCTACGGCATCACCGAGGAAGAAATCGCCCTGGGCATCGCCAATTACGCTGGCGATGCCTGATCAGAACCTGCTGCTAGGGGGATACGTTTATCAGATACCTTTGGACTACAATAGGGCGGCTGCAACCGCAACAGGGGGATACGCCGAACCCATGCTGTAAACGATCGCGGTTGGCTGGTTGGTTCTATAACACGGTCCGAATTCCGACGCATGCACAGTATCGACTTTCAGCATCCAACGCGGCTCGTCTTCGGCCAGGGCTCGGTCGCTCGACTGGGGGAATTTGCCACCGAACTGTGTGCGACACGAGTCCTACTGGTTAGCGATGCCGGGGTCGTGGCGGCCGGACATCATGAGCGAGCAGTCCAGTTATTGAAAGCTGCGGGCCTACATGTCCAGTCCTTTCTAGATGTCCACGAGAACCCATCGACGGTTGATGTTCAGGCGGGCGCAGAGTTTGCCCGACAGGTCCAACCCGATTTACTCATTGGCCTGGGCGGCGGAAGTTCGATGGACTGCGCCAAAGGCATCAATTTTCTGTACTCTTGCGGCGGCACCATGGAAGACTATTGGGGTGTGGGTAAGGCCACCGGGCCGCTGCTGCCGATGGTCGCCGTGCCAACCACGGCCGGAACTGGTAGCGAAGCACAATCCTTCGCGCTGATCAGTCAACACGCTACCGGGCGAAAAATGGCTTGCGGCGACCG
Proteins encoded in this window:
- the yacG gene encoding DNA gyrase inhibitor YacG, which gives rise to MEKYHQHPNEPLIPNSEIRRPRCPSCDMFVDQQQAQHCMPFCSDRCRMIDLGRWLNEEVAVPCQSQQEDSKAPPTGRPALPPGWHDA